The Arvicola amphibius chromosome 4, mArvAmp1.2, whole genome shotgun sequence genome includes the window aGGGACCACCAGTCAGCAGTGTGGTTGTAAGGCCCACCACTTAGGACCTCTGGGGCTATGGTATGAAAAGGTGCTTGTCACTCACTTCCCTAGGTGCTCCTCCCCACCAGAGCTTTAGCTGCTCTCTCACCCATGTACTGAAGAGTGCCACAGATAGTGTAGGCTCGTGCTCCCTGGGACAGGCGACGAGACAGACCAAAGTCTGTCAGTTTCAGGTGGCCTATGGAATAAGGAGACAGTGTTTTGACCTATGTCTTTTTTTGTAGAAGTACCATTCATCCTGAGACTGGAGAAGGAGAAGACATACCTCGCTCATCCAGAAGGATATTCTCCATCTGAAATCATGGGCGAAAAGGACATTATCTTACTCTTTCCACTGACTCCGATTTGGTTTTTCCATTGTtatttttgacatagggtctcgttatgtagcccagactagctggGAATCTGGTATATataccaggctagcttcaaactagTAGCAttcctcctgctcccacccccaACAGTGCTGGGTATAGGCAGGTATGACCACACCTAGCTTTCTTTCAGTCCACTCAGCATTCAAACCTATCTTTGGAGGACCCATACCTAAAAtccttcacagccatagaaacccaaataaactgtctctgctccccagtgcCTTTTCAGACCTGTTGGAACTTCTTATTGAGGTTCTTCCTCAGACTAAGAAAAAAAGACTTAACTCTACCTTTACATCCCGATGGATGATACCCAAGTCATGGAGATAGCCTGTGGAGAAAGGTGAGCATAGGTGTCTGTAAAGTCTCGTCTACGCCAGTTCTATAGCCTCTATCCCATCTCTCCCTGACTTCCAGAATTGAATATCAATCCTGTTTTTCCCTCCCCACCAACTTAATcttccctttctatttcttttactacTTTTTCACTTACACAGCACAAGGACCAGTTCAGCAGCAAAGAGACGGATAGAAGCCTCTGGAAAACCACCAACAGCAGACCACAGGGTGTAGAGATTCATGCTGCAGTAGCTACACACTACAAAGCACCAGAAGTCTAGGCAATATCTGGGGTCTACAATGCCTGGGCTCAAGGCATTATAGACCTCCTGCCCAAACTAATCCCACCagcctttcccctcttcttttgGATTACAGAAATACTATTCTGCAAAGCAGAATAGCGTCAAGTTGGGAGAATGGTCTGTGGGCCTTTGTGGGTGAAGACAAAACCCAGTCCACTCACTAATGAAGAGGTGTCGCTTCCCCTGCCAGCTGTCCCCCAAGCTGTGTACAAAAGGATGGTTGATCTGTCGctagagacaaagaaaacagcaagttAGGAAAGAACAAGCTTATTATTAAGAGCAGCCAAGAAATCAGGTGTTGCCTTGTGTAGAAATGAAGTGCTGCTTCACCTGATTGAGAGCTCACTTGGGACTACCTGAGAACCCTGGAGCCAGCACACTGCTAAGGAGCATGCCAAGGTGTGTTGGAGAGTTCCCTGGCAGAACCTGCAGTGTCTACAGCTAAGAACGGCTTTTCTCAGGACTTATTTCGGTGCTACATTGCACCAAGGTGGAAACATGGGGAAAGTAGAGCCAAGAAAAGCAGGTCAGCTGGGCTTTCTCCACCAGCAGTTTAGCTCTTCCAGCGTGCTTTCAGTACTCTGCATACCTGGATGCTAACCTCCTCTTTGCACTGCCTCAGGGTATCCCGCTGTAGGACTTTTACTTTGGGCACCACCTACAAATGGAGAGGCATAACTCGTGGAAAATAATGCTGTTCAATTTATTCCTCCTAATCTCTGAAACTAATAGGCTGTAAACAATAACTACTGGGTGACTCCTACCTTCACTGCAAATACAGCTTTTTGGGCACAATCTAGCACTTTCAGGACAGTTCCAAAAGACCCTTTAGCCACAAGGCCTAAaatctgaacaaaaaaaaaaaaaaaaaagaaagaaaaagaaaaaatggagaagAGGGCACCTGAGACTGGCTGCTTCTAGATTTCTCCCAGACACACTTCCCGGGACTCCAATGACCTACCTGCAGCGTCTGCTGCCCCCTAACAGGCCTCATGGGAAACTCTGGTAGGAAGAGGCTGATGAACTGAGGCAATGGCCACTCGGACAGAGGCTTCTCTAGTTGCAGTGGGGCTGGCTGGAGGGGCTCCTGATGTAGGCACTGATGCCTCTGTAGTCCCCTTAGTTCTTCCAGACCTGACCTGATGGCCCCCATACCACAGAAGAGGCTCTTCCAGCCTCGGGCCCAGGGACCCTGGATGTTGCCACCCTGCTGAGAAGGGAACCATTCTAAGCCTGCTCATGAGGCACTGCAGGTTCTACCCATCTTAACAGGTACTCCTTCTGAAGACTTaacctctaaagcagtggttcaattttcctaatgctacaacccttaatacagttcctcatgttatagtgattcccaaccataaaattattttcactgctatttAACAAGTGTAATATTGCTACTATTATAGGTTGTAATCCAAATATCTGAAATGCAGATTATCTAATGTGACCTCAAGGAAAGGGCTGTTCTACCCCAAAGGGTCttaaccactgctctagagggaAGGAAAATTCCCAGGCCTTGTGATGTGACCTAGATTTCCTCAACGTAATTCAAAATCTTGATGACAGtaacagttttgttttccctaTGACAAACCAGGAATACAATCTGTGCCTGAGTGGGGCTATTCACATAATAGCCTCTATGCCCAGACCCCCACACTGGCTATCACTGACAGGCTCCTAACTAGGCACTTTCTGGCCTCAGGCCCATAACTCATTCACTTCCCACTCATAGGCAGCAAGAGCCCCATACCCTACCTTCTGAGGAGCAGATACCCGGGTGTGTTGCCCCTGCCGACAGCTCATTGCTCccatccccagcctctgcctcctctccttctgctaaATCTGCTGTACCAGTTACATAAGCAATTCCTATCTCTGATGCTGTAGTACCCAGGAGCCCCGCCTCTTCCAGTGTACATAGACCCATCAGCTTTAGGTGAGTATTGTACCAGAGCTGGGAAGTATCTATTGTACGACTTCAAAGCAGTGGAGAAAGGCCACAGTCATATTACAGTGGCAGTTAAAAAATGGGTGGGTTAGTGAGGAGGGAAGGACACAGACAACTTTAATGTTTTTACTCAATACaactgaaaaaaagagagaagccagcatcaaatttaaaatatttttctttaaatcttttttttttctccattctccaGGGGATTCCCCAGGGGGGAAAGGAAGGTACCCATGGCCAGCCCTGGCTCCTAATGCCATCCTCCCAAGTGAGCACAGATTGGGAAGCTGACCCCTCCCCAACAGTAACACCTTTCATACAACAAGGCAGTGGAGTGAGGCACAGAGGACCAGACCCTCCCCCAGCTTACCGGCACAAAGGGAGAGCAATTAcacttagaaatatatatatatattttatatatatatatgtctatttataaaaatttatcatACTTGATCAAAACTATCCCCCCACCCTTTCTTTTGCCCCCCAAGAGTAGGATACTAGGCTTGAACACACTCCATAGGCCTTCTAGTTCTCTTGCTTTTCTGGCCCTGGGACTAATAAGCACGGGGGAACTTAGCACTTCTGTCCACCATGCCCTGCAGGGACAGGCCAGCTGCTGAATAGTGTCTCTCTCTCAGCTCCCTATAAGCTCCAAAGCCCCACAAATCCCGTGGGATGAGGGGAAGCTATGCCCACCCTCAAGTCCCTGGATCCTGAACCAGAGTCAGATTCGATACTACAGTCACTTGGATTTCCGGATCACTTGCGCCTGCTAAAGATGGACTTCTTGCCAGGGTTCTTGTCACCCACACTTAGACCGATAAGGAGCCGcgctttctcctcttcctgctgttgCACATTCAGGTCCGATTTTGTCTCTAGCTTTCCTCGGACCTCAGACCCTGTTGCAGGTTTCAACCTTAACTTTTCTTTGATTACCTGACAAGTGGAAAGGAGTAAAAGGAAAGGCAAAAATATTAGTGGAAAGGCCAAACAATTCAAACTGAATCAATTCAAAAATTTATTAAACTTACATGCAAAGCACAATGGGGCAGTTCAAAATAGgtaaataataaagtatataaataatgGTTTCTGCTTTCAAAAAGCTTACAATCTAATCAGAATCCCTAAAGCTGAGGTTGTAGCAGCCCTTAGTTCCCTCAAATTTGATAGCTAACatgaaataaaacagcaaatatttGATCATATTGTGGCAATGTCAAGGAAAAAATCAGTCATTTTATCAGCCCCTTTCTTGGCTATCTTTTAATATAGCGTAAAACAAAATGCCCCAAAGAAGGCAATTTGCTTGCCAGTCCCTGCTAACGAAACAGCCATGAGCCCTGGCGAGATACCTGGGCAACCAGAGCTTTTCGGCTGTCCCTTTTGACAGCCATAGCAAAGTCCAGCCATGTCCACGTGTTGTTGTGGTACTCCAGACAGGGCAGCACCAAGTTAAGGTCACCCCAGTCCACACTGTTCTTCTCACCCtgcaaaaggaaaggaggaaggaaaattaCATCAGCTGCCATCTTGAATCTAAGACAGTACTCGGAGTTTAATTCCTATGATAGCAACCTACAGATACAGACTGGATTTCCCCTATCTCAGCCTGGTACTGGTGCTGACTcctgcaggaagcagaagcaagagcagGGTTGTCATCCATGGCTCACTTTCACAGGAAGCCTGCTTGTCACTCTCATCTTTGGTTCCCTTCCTACTCTGTTCGAGAGTGCTGGGATGGGACATACCTTATAACTGACACACAGTGGAACTTGTgggatttttatgtatatgaaggAGTTGTTCATGGCAGCTCGCTCTTTCATCTTGTCAATATCATCAACTGGGTGCTAGGAAAGACAAGAAAGGAGTAAAGCCTCTAAAACCAGAAGAAATCAAATATCCTAAATATTACTCCCATCTTCTCAACCTTGGAGtaaactcaaaagaaaaagacccaGCCAGGTccaacagctctggctgccctggaacttactctgtagaccaggctacaaaaaagatccacctgctaatgccgcctaagtgctgggattaaaagcacgtgcCGCTACTGCCCGGCTAAAAAAACCTTTTAAGCatactaaaatgtttttatttttgtttttgagggcttcttttgtgagacaggattcaTGTGGTCCAGGACgcccttgaactcatgatgtTCCGactcctgtctcccaagtgttacgATTATAGAGTGCATTACCACATtcagtttctctgatttttcagtcTTTAGGGACACGTGCCATACCTCAGGTAATTTGCGAAATGATCTTCTGACCCCAGAACTCCGGGTCAAGCCCTGCGCTACACCCTTCCCAGGGCCTAGTGGAGCTGCATCATCTGTTGCCATCAGCTGCCGAGGCTTCACTACTGGGATTCCTAGGAAAAAGCAACACCAGCACTCATCCTTTTCCTGAAGTGGCTTTGGGCTGCTACTCTAGTCTTCTGGCATTCCAGAGTAACAATTCTCACCAGTTGTCACCAATTTGGACTTATCCTCTTCATCACCAACTTCATCATCTTCCACATTTCGACCAGGAAAGAAAAATCCCATCATTCTATGGAAGAACTGGTGTGACAGCTGGATAGTGAGAGGCACCACATTTACCTGTGggggaaagagatgaagaagcagTTAAGCTCAGGTATTAGCCTTGTCTTTAATTACTAACCAGTGTAACTGGTTTTAGTGTGATCTGCCCTTGATCCTGGGTTCCCAAGGTACTGTTTACTAACCTCAAAGTGTTCCTTAACAGAGATACCCCCAACAGGTGGTCGGACTTTGCTGAAAAGGCGGAGGGCTAGCTGTCTCCCCGACTGGCAGGAACTCTGGGGCCGCAAAACCACCTATAAGGCAAAGCAAATAACCCTACTAAAtgtcttctctttttaaacaacaacaacaacaaaaaatccacaaACCTTCCATAGAATTAAGAACTGAAACCAACAGCCTTGCTAAGCTAGGCAAGCTATACCATCTCAAATCACACTGCTTCCTATTATGAGTTGATATGAAAAAGCCATCACAAATAAATACCCTTTGcgctaaagtgtgtgtgtgtgtgtgtgtgtgtgtgtgtgtgagggggcgGGCTAGGAATGGGGAAATAAGGCCTGCCATATAGATGGGGGTGTAGattagtagagtgcttgtctagaatgAACACGGCCTTGCCTAAATACCATCCTCACCCACCCCCCAAATGACTTGCCTTATAGATAGCATTGGGGAGAAGATTGTTCATAGTGAACCAGCCCAACTCCAGGAGATGTTCTGCTGTGTCATCAGACTTATTCACCTATAGACAGATAGATTTTGTCCTGTTCATTATAAGCTTTCCTTAGGAACTTGATAAGAGAATTACTATATATGCTAATCTAACCcactgatttcatttttctccttcttctttaaaTCAGGATCTCATAAAGCCTCGAACTGTACctgtggctggctttgaactcctgatcctctttaCACATCTAGAATGATGAGATTatatgcatgcaccaccacaccttaTCAATATCTCTTTCAATcacaactatttctttttttttcccctttcttgtttttttttttttttttgttgttgttgttttgttttgagacagggtttctctgtagctttggagcctgtcctggaacttgctctgtagaccaggctggccatgaactcagagatccacctatctctgccttctgagtggagtgtgcaccaccactgcccagcttcaatcTCATATACAATCTACAAATCCTCTAATCTAGTGTTTCTCATGAGTAACACCAGTTAAACTCCTAACTGTTAATACTTTTAGTTATTGTGACAtttaaatttctcatttattttcaaacatccctagtaataatattttttccagtGCAGGACATTTGCAGAAATGCTGTCAGTATCAGAATGGTACTATTCCAACTTGACTTGGAAAATTACTTCACTCTGAGCCTTAGTTTTAAGAATAAACCACcccattgtttttttgttttgttttgttttgcttttttgagacagggtttctctgtgtagccttggctgtcctggaacttgatttgtagaccaggctggctttgaactcaggagatctacctgcctctgcttcatgagtgctgggactaaaggcatgcaccacccactTGGGTTGATTAATTTTATCTATACACCTATCATTTATTATAGGTCAATGTGTCTCTAATCATGATCATCATTAATAACCATATAATTAGCCCTTTTATCTCTCCATGGATTGAACTGGAATAGGTTTAGGCCCTGGACTAGGCTGGCGCTGTATGACTGTGTACCCCAATACCTTGCTGTAGAGGAACCTTTGTAGCTCCAGCTCAGCGATTCCCAACTGTCCGTCTTCCTCTGTTAGGCGCCAACGTGCCTGAGCAAAGTAAAACTCAGTGCGACGGACTACACTCACATCTTCCTGTTGTTTCCGCAGCTCCATTTTGTTGGCCCGCTGCAGTTGGAAATCCTTAAAACATCTATGTGTGAACAGGAGAGCCAAACGAGTTAGGGAAAGAACACACAGGCAGGAGTGCCCCATAATGCTGCAGACTCTAATTCCAGAGACCAACCTCTGGCTTAGCTaatgcttaatttttttcctactgATGCATTTTTCTGACACTCTGAACTATGGAATAGAAATCCTATCTTGTAGTTGGatagcttcttcttcttttttgttttttcgagacagggtttctttgtagtttcgtagcctgtcctggaacttgctctgtagaccaggctggtctcaaactcagagagccgcctgcctttgcctcccaagtgctgggattaaaggcatgtgccaccaccacccaacctcAATTTTGTTCTTTAGTAATCAGTTTTAATGTATTTTCAGTTAAGATACACACTGCTCAGGACACAAAAATGGTATTTCTCAGGTACCTAATTTTGTAGCAGAGCCTTTCCCAGGAACATTCCAGTAAGAACCCAGAGGAGGGGCTCTCCTGCTTGCACTCACCACTATGGCCAACCTCAGCAAGGCTTATGGGAAGAGGTGCCTATATCTACTTCTACATTAGAATGCACACTAGACCTAGACCATAACACGGGCAAGAAAGACAGCCCAGCTCTCAACTGAGTGGAAAGACCGCTGGGTACCTGATGAGGATGTTGAGCTCTTCACTTTCCAGCTGCAGGTTGGCCTTTTCCTGGTTTAGCTGTAACTGAAGTTTTTGGTTCAGGTCAAGCAAGTTCTCATTCTTGCTGTCATCCTGTAAAGACtagagaacaaggagaaaagaaattaaagagatcCTCCCTGTCCGCCGCAGGCGATCTCTCTGTCCTCAGACTACCTGGGGTGAATACCTTCATGATAGAATACATCTGTTTCTCTAAGTGCCGGATCTGGGCCACATGTTGCCGCACAGCCTCCTGCAGATGCAATATGCTACTGCGCTGCTCCTCAGGATTGCTAGAGATCTCAAGCTGGAACCTGACACGCTGTTTCTTTTCACTATGCTcctaaaagaagggaaaagggaaatgtGTACTTTTTTGTGTGGTGCTGTGAATAAAACCCCAGAGCTTCACACATGCTAAATACATTCCCAGCACCGTGAATTAACACTTTCTAAATGAGTAAGTTTTGTAGGAAAGTGAATGGGGCTCTCTTCTGGAAAGCTGACCTTTACCAGTCATGATCAGCAGCAAGAGTACCATTGTTTGAGATGTATGGTTGACTGAGAACTGGCTAGAACAAATTCTACAGTCTTAGAGACACATAAACCTTaactataagattttttttttttttttttttttttttttgagacagttccatagctgttctggaactcactctgtagagtaggctggccttgaactcacagagatctgcctacttctgcctcccgactgctgagaataaaggcatgtaccagcacTGCCCAGCAACTGTATGATTTCTAATAGCTATGACTGATTAAGAAGATACACCAATCAAACTAATAGAGATAATAGATTCTTTCTTATCCATTGAGCCACCTCAACAGCCCAGCATTACTTTACTTACTGTGATCCAAGTAAGGACAAGGTCAAAGTGCAGGTGAGGCTAACCTGAATTCTAGAAGGGCTAATGCTCACCTTCCGCTTGGGTTCTACATGGAGCAGCAGGTTGTTGACGATGTCCAGAATCATAGCATACTGAGCTGGGTTGGTAGAAATTTCCAATTCGTGGTGGATGAGAGTGAAAGTATCCACAGCCCCTAGATAATTGTTAGCAGTTAAGTAAGAGGCTCAAGTTTCTCCCTAAATATTCAATCTCCtaacccacacccacacacccacacattttttttggactgggcttcactatgtagccctggtttgcCTGAaaggcctctgcctcctagatgcTGAGAGTAAAGCTGTggactaccacaccca containing:
- the Rskr gene encoding ribosomal protein S6 kinase-related protein isoform X2, with amino-acid sequence MGAMSCRQGQHTRVSAPQKGGNIQGPWARGWKSLFCGMGAIRSGLEELRGLQRHQCLHQEPLQPAPLQLEKPLSEWPLPQFISLFLPEFPMRPVRGQQTLQILGLVAKGSFGTVLKVLDCAQKAVFAVKVVPKVKVLQRDTLRQCKEEVSIQRQINHPFVHSLGDSWQGKRHLFIMCSYCSMNLYTLWSAVGGFPEASIRLFAAELVLVLCYLHDLGIIHRDVKMENILLDERGHLKLTDFGLSRRLSQGARAYTICGTLQYMAPEVLSGGPYNHTADWWSLGVLLFCLATGKFPVAAERDHMAMLESVTHCKSEMPASATQEFSLLLHELLCQNPLHRLRHLHHFQGHPFFRGVAFDPELLKKQPVNLVMETQDTSPLESMPFKDFDCDLEPLVHSISADSLL
- the Rskr gene encoding ribosomal protein S6 kinase-related protein isoform X1, whose translation is MGAIRSGLEELRGLQRHQCLHQEPLQPAPLQLEKPLSEWPLPQFISLFLPEFPMRPVRGQQTLQILGLVAKGSFGTVLKVLDCAQKAVFAVKRQINHPFVHSLGDSWQGKRHLFIMCSYCSMNLYTLWSAVGGFPEASIRLFAAELVLVLCYLHDLGIIHRDVKMENILLDERGHLKLTDFGLSRRLSQGARAYTICGTLQYMAPEVLSGGPYNHTADWWSLGVLLFCLATGKFPVAAERDHMAMLESVTHCKSEMPASATQEFSLLLHELLCQNPLHRLRHLHHFQGHPFFRGVAFDPELLKKQPVNLVMETQDTSPLESMPFKDFDCDLEPLVHSISADSLL